From a region of the Octopus sinensis linkage group LG18, ASM634580v1, whole genome shotgun sequence genome:
- the LOC115221194 gene encoding uncharacterized protein LOC115221194 — translation MKFYLAILFVAACQAFSITSMVEKEAFDLLIKEATQELEQLAVTEIQSALTTDGIDITPSELSLIQKLAAKFGEALREEVTTVISHVHSLADLKTKFAQKVYENLRVSAQKIADGIEKGPEVTKKFIHELMADIDAMEKSGHFITDIEQMFESIFEKALATVSYDVHQKRDLIDIFDKINDTLRRIVGHLHGKFHDLHDFLHQAISNGKDKLKPHIENIKTLAKTFIAHINDVNARVAQQALEFFKPWAALLGSTWTTLVNDIHKRLEQLKPTSAPIF, via the exons ATGAAGTTCTACCTTGCCATCCTTTTCGTAGCTGCCTGCCAGGCTTTCTCAATCACATCTATGGTTGAGAAAGAAG CATTCGATCTCCTTATCAAAGAAGCTACACAGGAACTGGAGCAACTTGCCGTGACAGAAATCCAGAGTGCTCTGACCACTGACGGTATTGATATTACACCATCTGAATTGAG TTTGATCCAGAAACTAGCAGCCAAATTTGGTGAAGCCCTCCGCGAAGAAGTGACCACCGTTATCTCTCATGTTCACAGTCTCGCTGATCTCAAGACCAAA TTTGCTCAGAAGGTTTATGAAAACCTTCGTGTGTCAGCCCAGAAGATTGCAGATGGTATTGAAAAGGGCCCCGAAGTTACCAAGAAATTCATCCATGAATTGATGGCAGATATTGATGCCATGGAAA AGAGCGGGCATTTTATTACTGATATCGAACAAATGTTTGAAAGCATCTTTGAAAAGGCTTTGGCAACT GTCAGCTACGACGTTCACCAAAAACGTGACTTGATCGATATCTTCGATAAAATCAATGACACACTTCGTCGTATTGTCGGCCACCTTCACGGAAAGTTCCATGATTTGCACGATTTCTTGCACCAAGCTATTTCCAATGGAAAAGACAAGCTGAAACCTCACATAGAAAATATCAAGACTTTGGCTAAGACT TTTATCGCCCACATCAACGACGTCAACGCTAGAGTTGCACAGCAAGCTTTGGAATTCTTCAAACCTTGGGCAGCTTTATTGGGTTCCACCTGGACTACATTGGTCAACGATATCCACAAACGCCTGGAGCAATTGAAACCAACAAGCGCGCCTATATTCTAA